The Streptomyces kanamyceticus genome window below encodes:
- a CDS encoding MBL fold metallo-hydrolase, whose protein sequence is MDVALAWEAAGWERLAPRVGRCRLPVWDCTAGLVVGDDAALMIEAGATLAEGAALRTRAREIIGGGRRVTHLVLTHPHFDHVLGAAAFAGVEVYGAVGIDTVFERGRDELRADAVRQGVSPDAAAEAADLLVHPRHLVCGEWTLDLGGGVRVLLANVGPGHTGHDLAVLVTGADGGREIVFCGDLVEESGEPQAGPDAVPEQWPAALDRLLELGGEDALYVPGHGAVVDAAFVRAQRATLAGRFGVS, encoded by the coding sequence ATGGACGTGGCGCTGGCATGGGAAGCGGCGGGCTGGGAACGACTCGCACCGCGTGTGGGGCGGTGCCGCCTGCCGGTCTGGGACTGCACGGCGGGCCTCGTCGTCGGCGACGACGCGGCCCTCATGATCGAGGCGGGGGCGACCCTGGCCGAGGGCGCGGCACTGCGGACCCGCGCCAGGGAGATCATCGGCGGCGGGCGACGGGTCACGCACCTCGTGTTGACGCACCCGCACTTCGACCACGTTCTGGGGGCCGCGGCCTTCGCGGGCGTGGAGGTGTACGGGGCGGTGGGCATCGACACGGTCTTCGAAAGAGGCCGCGACGAACTGCGCGCCGACGCGGTGCGCCAGGGCGTGAGCCCGGACGCGGCGGCCGAGGCGGCCGATCTCCTCGTCCACCCGCGCCACCTGGTGTGCGGGGAGTGGACGCTCGACCTCGGCGGCGGGGTGCGGGTGCTGCTCGCCAACGTCGGCCCCGGCCATACCGGGCACGACCTCGCGGTGCTTGTCACGGGGGCCGACGGGGGCCGCGAGATCGTGTTCTGCGGCGATCTGGTCGAGGAGTCGGGCGAACCGCAGGCAGGACCCGACGCCGTACCGGAGCAGTGGCCCGCGGCGCTCGACCGGCTCCTGGAGCTGGGCGGTGAGGACGCGCTCTACGTGCCGGGGCACGGTGCGGTGGTGGATGCGGCTTTTGTCCGTGCGCAGCGCGCCACACTGGCGGGCCGCTTCGGCGTGTCGTAG
- the hrcA gene encoding heat-inducible transcriptional repressor HrcA, which produces MLSERRLEVLRAIVHDYVGTEEPVGSKALTERHSLGVSPATVRNDMAALEEEGFIAQPHTSAGRIPTDKGYRLFVDKLAGVKPMTAPERRAIQNFLDGAVDLDDVVGRTVRLLAQLTRQVAVVQYPSLTRSTVRHVELLSLAPARLMLVLITDTGRVEQRMIDCPAPFGETSLADLRARLNSRVAGRRFADVPQLVQDLPEAFEAEDRGTVATVLSTLLETLVEETEERLMIGGTANLTRFGHDFPLTIRPVLEALEEQVVLLKLLGEVQDSGMAVRIGHENAHEGLSSTSVVSVGYGSGSEAVAKLGVVGPTRMDYPGTMGAVRAVARYVGQILAES; this is translated from the coding sequence ATGCTCAGTGAACGCAGGCTCGAGGTGCTCCGCGCCATCGTCCACGACTACGTAGGCACCGAGGAGCCGGTCGGTTCCAAGGCGCTGACGGAGCGGCACAGTCTCGGGGTCTCCCCGGCGACGGTCCGCAACGACATGGCCGCGCTGGAGGAGGAGGGGTTCATCGCCCAGCCGCACACCAGCGCGGGGCGCATCCCGACGGACAAGGGCTACCGCCTCTTCGTCGACAAGCTCGCGGGCGTCAAGCCGATGACCGCGCCGGAGCGCAGGGCCATCCAGAACTTCCTCGACGGCGCCGTCGACCTCGACGACGTCGTGGGGCGCACGGTGCGGCTGCTCGCGCAGCTGACCCGGCAGGTCGCGGTCGTGCAGTACCCGTCGCTCACGCGGTCGACGGTGCGGCACGTGGAGCTGCTCTCGCTGGCTCCCGCCCGGCTGATGCTCGTACTGATCACGGACACGGGCCGGGTCGAGCAGCGCATGATCGACTGCCCGGCGCCGTTCGGCGAGACCTCGCTCGCCGATCTGCGGGCCAGGCTCAACAGCAGGGTCGCGGGACGCCGCTTCGCGGACGTGCCGCAGCTGGTGCAGGACCTGCCCGAGGCCTTCGAGGCCGAGGACCGCGGCACCGTCGCGACCGTCCTGTCCACCCTCCTCGAAACACTCGTGGAGGAGACCGAGGAGCGGCTGATGATCGGCGGAACCGCCAATCTCACCCGCTTCGGACATGATTTTCCCCTCACCATCCGGCCCGTCCTCGAGGCCCTGGAGGAGCAGGTCGTGCTCCTCAAGTTGCTTGGTGAGGTGCAGGATTCGGGCATGGCCGTACGGATCGGTCATGAGAACGCCCATGAGGGCCTCAGCTCCACGTCCGTGGTCTCGGTCGGCTACGGTTCGGGCAGCGAGGCAGTAGCCAAACTCGGCGTGGTCGGACCGACCCGCATGGACTATCCGGGAACGATGGGAGCAGTACGCGCAGTGGCACGTTACGTCGGACAGATCCTGGCGGAGTCGTAA
- the dnaJ gene encoding molecular chaperone DnaJ, which yields MATDYYAVLGVRRDASQDEIKKAFRRLARELHPDVNPDPKTQERFKEINAAYEVLSDPQKKQVYDLGGDPLSQAGGGGAGGFGAGGFGNFSDIMDAFFGTASQRGPRSRTRRGQDAMIRLEIDLNEAAFGTTKDIQVDTAVVCTTCSGEGAAPGTSAQTCDMCRGRGEVSQVTRSFLGQVMTSRPCPQCQGFGTVVPTPCPECAGDGRIRSRRTLTVKIPAGVDNGTRIQLAGEGEVGPGGGPAGDLYVEIHELPHAVFQRRGDDLHCTVTIPMTAAALGTKVPLETLDGLEEIDIRPGTQSGQSVPLHGRGVTHLRGGGRGDLIVHVEVLTPTKLDPEQERVLRELSQLRGEERPTGQFQPGQQGLFSRLKDAFNGR from the coding sequence GTGGCCACGGACTACTACGCCGTACTCGGCGTGCGCCGCGACGCTTCCCAGGACGAGATCAAGAAGGCCTTCCGGAGGCTGGCGCGAGAGCTTCACCCGGATGTGAATCCGGATCCGAAGACTCAAGAGCGCTTCAAGGAGATCAACGCCGCGTACGAGGTGTTGTCGGACCCGCAGAAGAAGCAGGTCTACGACCTCGGCGGTGACCCGCTGTCCCAGGCGGGCGGCGGCGGTGCGGGCGGTTTCGGGGCCGGTGGCTTCGGCAACTTCTCGGACATCATGGACGCGTTCTTCGGTACGGCGTCGCAGCGTGGCCCCCGGTCGCGCACGCGCCGCGGCCAGGACGCCATGATCCGTCTGGAGATCGACCTCAACGAGGCCGCCTTCGGCACCACCAAGGACATCCAGGTCGACACGGCCGTGGTCTGTACGACCTGCAGTGGGGAAGGTGCCGCTCCCGGTACCTCCGCGCAGACCTGTGACATGTGCCGCGGTCGCGGCGAGGTGTCGCAGGTCACGCGGTCCTTCCTCGGGCAGGTCATGACGTCGCGGCCGTGCCCGCAGTGTCAGGGCTTCGGCACGGTCGTACCCACGCCCTGCCCGGAGTGCGCCGGCGACGGCCGCATCCGGTCGCGGCGGACGCTGACCGTGAAGATCCCCGCGGGTGTCGACAACGGCACCCGGATCCAGCTCGCGGGCGAGGGCGAGGTCGGCCCCGGCGGTGGCCCCGCCGGTGACCTCTACGTCGAGATCCACGAGCTGCCGCACGCCGTCTTCCAGCGGCGCGGGGACGATCTGCACTGCACCGTCACCATCCCGATGACGGCCGCGGCGCTGGGCACGAAGGTGCCGCTGGAGACGCTGGACGGCCTGGAGGAGATCGACATCAGGCCCGGCACGCAGTCGGGGCAGTCGGTTCCGCTGCACGGCCGTGGCGTAACGCATCTGCGGGGTGGGGGGCGTGGTGACCTCATCGTGCACGTGGAGGTCCTGACGCCGACGAAGCTCGATCCCGAGCAGGAGCGGGTGCTGCGGGAGCTTTCGCAGCTGCGTGGGGAGGAGCGGCCCACGGGGCAGTTCCAGCCGGGGCAGCAGGGGCTTTTCTCTCGCCTCAAGGATGCGTTTAACGGGCGGTAG
- a CDS encoding nitronate monooxygenase, which produces MSSALTDLCRYPIVQAPMAGGASGPQLAAAVAEAGGLGFLAAGYKTADGMYQEIKQLRGLTAKPFGVNLFMPQPEYADAAAIDVYRNQLAGEATWYETQLGDPDSGRDDGYDAKLAILLDDPVPLVSFTFGCPTRDVFDAFARVGTLTVVTVTTPEEAQTAQWSGADAVCVQGVEAGGHQGTHRDNPETDGAGIGLLALIAQVRETVQIPVVAAGGLMRGAQIAAVLAAGADSAQLGTAFLVTPESGANPLHKQAMTNPLFVRTELTRAFSGRPARGLVNRFMREHGPYAPAAYPQVHHLTSGLRKAAAKAGDAQGMALWAGQGHRLARELPAGQLVEVLVAELAEARAALASGDEA; this is translated from the coding sequence ATGTCCTCCGCACTGACCGATCTCTGCCGCTATCCGATCGTGCAGGCGCCCATGGCGGGTGGCGCCTCGGGGCCGCAGCTGGCTGCCGCCGTCGCCGAGGCCGGTGGGCTCGGGTTCCTCGCCGCCGGGTACAAGACCGCCGACGGGATGTACCAGGAGATCAAACAGCTGCGGGGGCTCACGGCGAAGCCCTTCGGCGTCAACCTCTTCATGCCGCAGCCCGAGTACGCGGACGCCGCCGCTATCGACGTGTACCGCAACCAGCTCGCCGGTGAGGCCACCTGGTACGAGACGCAGCTCGGCGACCCCGACAGCGGGCGCGACGACGGGTACGACGCCAAGCTCGCGATCCTGCTCGACGATCCGGTCCCGCTGGTCTCCTTCACCTTCGGGTGCCCCACCCGCGACGTCTTCGACGCGTTCGCGCGCGTCGGCACCCTCACCGTCGTCACCGTGACCACGCCGGAGGAGGCCCAGACCGCCCAGTGGTCCGGCGCCGACGCCGTGTGCGTGCAGGGCGTCGAGGCGGGCGGCCACCAGGGCACCCACCGGGACAACCCGGAGACCGACGGCGCGGGGATCGGGCTGCTCGCCCTGATCGCGCAGGTCCGCGAGACCGTGCAGATCCCCGTCGTCGCGGCCGGCGGCCTGATGCGCGGCGCGCAGATCGCCGCCGTCCTCGCGGCGGGCGCGGACTCCGCGCAGCTCGGCACGGCGTTCCTCGTCACCCCCGAGTCGGGCGCGAACCCGCTGCACAAGCAGGCCATGACCAACCCGCTGTTCGTGCGCACCGAGCTGACCCGGGCGTTCTCCGGGCGCCCGGCGCGCGGCCTGGTCAACCGCTTCATGCGCGAGCACGGGCCTTACGCCCCCGCCGCCTATCCCCAGGTCCACCACCTCACCAGCGGTCTGCGCAAGGCCGCGGCCAAGGCCGGTGACGCGCAGGGCATGGCGCTCTGGGCGGGGCAGGGCCACCGGCTCGCCCGTGAGCTGCCCGCCGGACAGCTCGTCGAGGTCCTGGTGGCCGAACTGGCCGAGGCACGGGCCGCGCTGGCGTCGGGAGACGAGGCGTGA
- a CDS encoding 16S rRNA (uracil(1498)-N(3))-methyltransferase: MTAPVFVVEHFDAGDGGRYVLDGPEGRHAVSVKRLHAGEDVVLTDGAGRWADCVVLDTEGKDRLVVKMDSYSEEPAESPRITVVQALPKGDRGELAVETMTETGVDAVVPWTASRCITQWKGERGLKALAKWRATAREAGKQSRRVRFPEVLDAASTKQVAALLAEADFAAVLHEEGSEPLATAELPASGHVVLVVGPEGGVSPDELAAFAAAGAKPYRLGRSVLRTSTAGTAATALLLGRTGRWS, encoded by the coding sequence GTGACCGCGCCCGTCTTCGTCGTCGAGCACTTCGACGCGGGCGACGGCGGACGCTACGTACTGGACGGGCCCGAGGGACGGCACGCCGTATCGGTGAAGCGGCTGCACGCCGGTGAGGACGTCGTCCTGACCGACGGCGCGGGGCGCTGGGCGGACTGCGTGGTCCTCGACACCGAGGGCAAGGACCGGCTCGTGGTGAAGATGGACTCCTACTCGGAGGAGCCCGCGGAGTCGCCCCGCATCACCGTCGTACAGGCGCTGCCCAAGGGCGACCGGGGCGAGCTGGCCGTCGAGACCATGACGGAGACCGGCGTGGACGCCGTCGTGCCGTGGACCGCGTCGCGCTGCATCACGCAGTGGAAGGGCGAGCGCGGCCTCAAGGCCCTCGCCAAGTGGCGGGCCACCGCGCGCGAGGCGGGCAAGCAGTCGCGCCGGGTGCGCTTCCCCGAGGTGCTCGACGCGGCGTCCACCAAGCAGGTCGCCGCGCTGCTCGCCGAGGCCGACTTCGCCGCGGTCCTGCACGAGGAGGGCAGCGAGCCGCTGGCCACCGCGGAGCTGCCGGCGAGCGGGCACGTCGTCTTGGTGGTCGGGCCCGAAGGGGGCGTGTCCCCTGACGAGCTGGCGGCCTTCGCGGCGGCGGGCGCGAAGCCGTACCGGCTCGGCCGCAGCGTGCTGCGTACGTCCACGGCGGGCACCGCGGCGACCGCGCTGCTGCTCGGCCGCACGGGCCGTTGGTCCTGA